A window from Sphingobacterium hotanense encodes these proteins:
- a CDS encoding DUF3857 domain-containing protein — MRKLASTFIVLLLLATNATKAQYAASSISKEMLSRATATVRLEEKVLEIKAPNDAIERGKKVITIHNKAGEDYAELYFFYDKVRQIKEVKGEIQDEDGKVIRKFSLKDFKDYSASGQSNLYADDRVKTYSPMIQNFPYTLVYEYEIRQQQTLGLPSWRPDYSTDVSIEKSSFQVVSAPDVALRINERNLISPAVIKKEPKATSYTWSVENLRAERSEPFSPSRRLTGILVEVIPQNFQYFKYKGDFSDWKSYGLWANETLMKDKKTLSPATVSQVKAMTANLATPREKAKALYEFMQKKTRYISIQVGIGGNEPFPAEQVDRLGYGDCKALVNYMQALLDVVEIPSYYSIVQAGETKVDLDENFANLGGNHIILCLPFENDTTWLECTSSNAPFGYLGDFTDDRLVVAFTPEGGKIMRTQRFNYEQNLQHRKSSLKLDENGKLTGTLETRFEGTQLENHFANFEESLDNQKKALRKQYDIDRIEFTDIKYNLDEDKLVFTENLSIEIPNYAIKNANNLTIYPNVFNRSSAITELARRINPVKITRGYTDIDEIEIELPENLDSRIKPADIKKEIPMGYYEMSMKMKDGKLVCYRKIQIKEGEYPAESYAAFSEFMKDASFSDSYRYILPFIDKK, encoded by the coding sequence ATGAGAAAATTAGCCTCTACATTTATAGTCTTACTTCTATTAGCAACGAATGCTACAAAGGCACAGTATGCTGCAAGTTCAATTTCAAAGGAAATGTTGAGTCGTGCTACGGCTACCGTAAGATTGGAAGAGAAAGTACTGGAAATTAAAGCTCCTAACGATGCGATAGAACGAGGAAAAAAAGTTATTACCATACACAACAAAGCTGGTGAAGACTACGCTGAGTTGTACTTCTTTTACGATAAGGTTCGCCAAATCAAGGAAGTGAAGGGTGAAATCCAAGATGAGGATGGCAAAGTTATTCGCAAATTCAGCTTGAAGGATTTTAAAGATTATAGTGCAAGCGGGCAGTCGAATCTTTACGCTGATGATCGCGTCAAGACCTATAGCCCAATGATTCAAAACTTTCCATACACCTTAGTTTATGAATATGAGATTCGTCAGCAGCAGACACTTGGCCTTCCTAGTTGGAGACCCGATTATTCCACCGATGTATCGATAGAAAAAAGTTCCTTTCAGGTTGTTTCGGCACCTGATGTTGCTTTACGCATCAATGAAAGAAACTTAATTAGTCCCGCCGTGATCAAAAAGGAACCGAAGGCTACCAGTTATACCTGGAGCGTGGAGAACCTTCGTGCCGAACGTAGCGAACCCTTCAGCCCTAGCCGCCGTCTGACCGGAATATTGGTGGAGGTAATTCCACAAAATTTCCAATACTTCAAGTATAAAGGCGATTTCAGCGACTGGAAGTCCTATGGACTGTGGGCTAATGAGACATTGATGAAAGATAAGAAAACGCTCTCTCCCGCTACCGTGAGCCAAGTTAAAGCCATGACGGCAAACCTGGCGACACCGCGCGAAAAAGCAAAAGCCTTATATGAATTCATGCAAAAGAAGACGCGTTATATCAGTATACAGGTGGGAATTGGGGGCAATGAACCTTTCCCTGCCGAGCAGGTAGATCGTTTAGGATATGGTGATTGTAAGGCATTAGTGAACTATATGCAGGCCTTATTGGATGTTGTCGAGATACCGTCCTACTATTCCATTGTACAAGCCGGAGAAACGAAAGTAGATTTAGATGAAAACTTTGCCAATCTTGGTGGGAACCACATTATCCTTTGTCTACCTTTTGAAAATGACACGACCTGGCTCGAATGCACAAGTTCAAATGCGCCATTCGGCTATCTAGGAGACTTCACAGACGATCGTCTTGTAGTTGCCTTCACTCCTGAAGGCGGAAAAATTATGCGCACGCAGCGCTTTAATTATGAGCAAAATCTACAACATCGCAAATCGTCACTGAAACTGGATGAAAACGGTAAATTGACAGGAACACTTGAAACCAGATTTGAAGGAACTCAATTGGAAAATCACTTTGCCAATTTTGAAGAAAGCTTAGATAATCAAAAGAAGGCGCTACGTAAGCAATATGATATCGACCGCATCGAATTCACCGATATTAAATATAATCTCGATGAAGATAAATTAGTATTCACAGAAAACCTAAGCATTGAGATTCCTAATTATGCGATTAAGAATGCTAATAATTTAACCATCTATCCGAATGTTTTCAACCGCTCATCAGCCATCACTGAACTGGCAAGACGCATAAACCCGGTTAAGATCACAAGAGGATACACCGACATCGATGAGATTGAAATTGAACTTCCAGAGAATTTGGATAGTAGAATTAAACCTGCGGATATAAAAAAGGAAATTCCAATGGGCTACTACGAAATGTCTATGAAAATGAAAGATGGAAAGTTGGTGTGTTATAGAAAAATTCAAATCAAAGAAGGCGAATACCCGGCAGAAAGCTACGCAGCATTCAGTGAATTCATGAAAGATGCATCTTTCAGCGATTCTTATCGATATATTTTGCCGTTTATCGACAAAAAGTAA
- the istB gene encoding IS21-like element helper ATPase IstB, which translates to MNVEQQLNTLRFHGMERQWKAMKETRQIGKLALEEGLTLLLQAESDSRFELRFERLKKNAAFRYQASIEEINMDPSRGIDKIQLMDLATGQYIERAEPIIIVGATGCGKSFMASALGLRACAQGKRVAYFSMQKLLLRTKMARLDGSIHKLLMKLSKVELLIMDDFGLVNLDQQQRIDLMEIIEDRHAKCSTIIASQLPVASWHAVIGDDTLSDAILDRIVHTSHRIELKGESLRKKK; encoded by the coding sequence ATGAATGTAGAACAACAATTGAACACGCTCCGCTTCCATGGAATGGAGCGTCAATGGAAAGCGATGAAAGAAACACGGCAGATCGGAAAACTGGCTCTGGAAGAAGGCCTTACCCTGTTGCTGCAGGCCGAATCTGACAGTCGCTTCGAACTGCGGTTCGAGAGGTTAAAGAAGAATGCAGCCTTCCGTTACCAGGCCTCTATTGAAGAGATCAATATGGATCCATCCAGGGGGATCGACAAGATCCAATTGATGGACTTGGCCACAGGCCAATATATCGAAAGGGCCGAGCCGATCATTATCGTTGGTGCAACAGGCTGCGGAAAATCTTTCATGGCGTCTGCTCTGGGGCTCAGGGCTTGTGCCCAAGGTAAGAGAGTCGCTTACTTCAGTATGCAAAAATTGCTTTTGAGAACAAAAATGGCCAGGTTGGATGGATCGATCCACAAGCTTCTTATGAAACTCTCCAAGGTAGAACTGCTTATAATGGATGACTTCGGCCTGGTAAACCTCGACCAACAGCAAAGGATTGACCTGATGGAAATCATAGAGGACAGACATGCCAAATGTTCAACAATCATTGCAAGCCAATTACCTGTGGCCAGTTGGCATGCTGTGATTGGGGATGATACATTATCGGATGCTATTCTGGATAGGATAGTTCACACATCCCACCGGATCGAACTTAAAGGTGAAAGTCTAAGAAAAAAGAAGTAA
- the istA gene encoding IS21 family transposase — MSQIKQLIRLHRENYPIKTIARHLSISKNTVKSYLKKVTDLNLSLERILELEDPVLERMLRSGNPAYRDERFEYLKERLPYFEKELSRIGVNRRLLWEEYLVAHPQGYSYAQFCFHLKQLLVSRRDGSMILDHEPGDKLFIDFSGKKLGYIDHETGEIILCEIFVACLPYSNYCFAMAVPSQRSPDFLYALDCCLQFLGGVPRAIVPDNLKSAVIRTDRYEPEINRSMEDLANHYDTVVVPARPARPRDKSAVENHVKIIYTQVFARLRNRQFFDLPSLNLAIGECIERLNQTRMQDRNYCRQERFLSNELSSLRPLPRDRFSMKYYTTLKVGTNGHVHLKRDRHSYSVPYVHIGKQALVVYTERLVHIYIENVQVALHSRSFVANKYSTHPEHLASKHQQYGTRSPDYYIKRALDIHSDFHLLVVRVFGQSDRYPEQLYRTCEGLFRLHRSYGETFFKACEIALRNDMLSYKFLQRILENGMVEQQQERADNKQLPQHENIRGASYYS; from the coding sequence ATGAGTCAGATCAAACAGTTAATACGATTGCACAGGGAGAATTATCCCATTAAAACAATAGCCCGTCATCTATCCATCAGCAAGAATACGGTAAAGTCCTATCTAAAGAAGGTAACGGACCTGAATCTATCTCTGGAAAGGATACTGGAGTTGGAAGATCCAGTTCTTGAGCGGATGCTCAGATCAGGGAACCCCGCCTATCGGGACGAGCGTTTCGAGTATCTAAAAGAAAGGCTTCCTTATTTTGAAAAAGAACTATCACGAATAGGTGTAAACCGGAGACTTTTGTGGGAAGAGTATTTAGTAGCTCATCCACAGGGATATAGCTATGCCCAGTTCTGTTTCCATCTAAAGCAATTACTGGTCTCACGTCGCGATGGAAGCATGATACTGGACCACGAACCCGGTGACAAGCTTTTCATCGATTTCTCCGGCAAGAAGCTGGGTTACATCGACCATGAGACTGGTGAAATCATTTTATGCGAGATATTTGTTGCGTGCCTACCATATTCCAACTATTGTTTTGCCATGGCCGTTCCCAGTCAGCGATCCCCCGATTTTCTCTATGCACTGGACTGCTGCCTGCAGTTTCTTGGAGGGGTCCCTAGAGCGATTGTCCCGGACAACCTCAAGTCAGCCGTCATACGAACCGATCGGTATGAACCAGAGATCAACAGGTCCATGGAAGATCTGGCAAACCATTATGATACGGTCGTAGTGCCTGCAAGACCTGCCAGGCCCCGGGATAAAAGTGCCGTAGAGAACCATGTGAAGATCATCTATACCCAGGTATTTGCCCGGTTACGCAACAGGCAGTTCTTTGATCTCCCCTCACTCAACCTTGCTATCGGAGAGTGTATCGAGAGATTGAACCAGACCAGAATGCAGGACAGGAACTATTGCCGTCAGGAACGGTTTCTCAGCAACGAGCTGTCCAGTCTCAGACCACTTCCTCGGGACCGCTTTTCGATGAAATATTATACGACCCTCAAAGTGGGAACCAATGGACATGTACATCTCAAAAGGGACAGGCATTCCTATAGCGTTCCTTATGTCCATATTGGCAAACAGGCCCTAGTGGTCTATACTGAGCGTTTAGTCCACATCTATATTGAGAACGTACAGGTAGCCCTGCACAGCAGGAGTTTTGTTGCCAACAAATACTCGACGCATCCCGAACATCTTGCTTCCAAGCACCAGCAGTATGGCACCCGTTCGCCAGATTATTATATCAAGCGCGCTCTGGATATCCATTCGGACTTTCACTTACTGGTCGTTCGGGTCTTTGGACAAAGTGACCGATATCCGGAACAACTCTACAGAACGTGCGAAGGACTCTTTAGGCTGCACCGTAGCTATGGGGAAACATTCTTCAAAGCATGTGAAATTGCCTTAAGGAACGACATGCTGTCCTATAAGTTCCTACAAAGAATATTGGAAAACGGAATGGTGGAGCAACAGCAAGAGCGGGCGGATAACAAGCAATTGCCACAACATGAAAATATCAGGGGAGCATCCTATTACTCATAA
- a CDS encoding Panacea domain-containing protein, which translates to MLYIIESLTNIGIPSDIHKLMKLMYFADRDHLVKYGFPITGDTYIKLPYGPVPSFSNFVLRNENDDFRDIFSRSGYIISSDQKADMDDLSESEIECLNLAIDNFGHYTFEELTKISHAYAYESSDWDISYEKIAEEGGADNDMKAFIKEQILNDHISFS; encoded by the coding sequence ATGCTTTATATTATCGAATCACTGACTAATATTGGAATTCCATCGGACATCCATAAGCTGATGAAATTAATGTATTTTGCTGATAGGGATCATTTAGTAAAATACGGATTCCCTATTACAGGCGATACGTACATTAAACTACCTTATGGTCCGGTTCCATCATTCTCGAATTTTGTGTTAAGGAATGAAAATGACGACTTTAGAGACATTTTCTCTAGGTCTGGTTATATAATCTCGTCCGATCAAAAAGCTGATATGGATGATCTTTCTGAGAGTGAAATTGAATGTCTTAATTTAGCAATCGATAACTTCGGACATTACACCTTTGAAGAGTTAACGAAAATTTCTCATGCATATGCTTACGAATCTAGCGATTGGGATATCTCCTATGAGAAAATTGCGGAGGAAGGTGGCGCTGATAACGATATGAAAGCATTTATTAAGGAACAGATCCTTAATGATCATATCTCATTTTCTTAG
- a CDS encoding DUF7281 domain-containing protein, producing MEISKALADKLVRLAKGERLPASSMRSRLVSDLIIEGIIIDQRIGRNRSMLYVADVDALKGFLRNHFSIQDIESYATVLKRSGSSRAELTRCSSDSKLIPVRTFKGFLVNSFMPIRAMLDNKEIIIHPISGTFQFIHNYETFIPATEVVIVNVENSENFSRIAHQQFLFEGMSVLFVSRYPQNQSKDLLKWLQSIPNNYLHYGDFDYAGINIYINEYKRELGERAKFFIPDNLELLLSSYGSKALYDRQNLNVDVGEIKETGVIDLIRLIQLYKKGLEQEVLIDLV from the coding sequence ATGGAAATTAGTAAAGCGCTTGCAGATAAATTGGTGCGTTTGGCGAAGGGAGAACGTTTGCCGGCCAGTTCCATGCGCTCGAGACTTGTCTCTGATTTAATAATTGAGGGTATTATCATTGATCAAAGAATTGGACGGAACAGAAGTATGCTATATGTGGCTGATGTTGATGCACTGAAAGGTTTCCTACGGAATCATTTTTCGATACAAGATATTGAATCGTATGCAACGGTTTTAAAACGAAGTGGATCTTCCAGAGCTGAACTTACGAGGTGCTCATCAGATTCTAAACTTATTCCGGTTAGAACTTTTAAAGGGTTTCTCGTTAACAGTTTTATGCCGATCCGTGCCATGTTGGATAATAAGGAAATTATCATTCATCCAATTTCTGGTACTTTTCAATTTATCCACAATTATGAAACATTCATTCCCGCGACCGAAGTGGTAATTGTCAACGTTGAAAATTCTGAAAATTTTAGTCGTATAGCACATCAGCAGTTTCTATTCGAAGGAATGTCAGTACTTTTCGTAAGTCGCTATCCTCAAAATCAGAGTAAGGATTTATTAAAGTGGCTTCAAAGTATTCCAAACAATTACCTGCACTATGGCGATTTTGATTATGCTGGGATCAATATTTATATAAACGAATATAAACGGGAGCTGGGTGAGCGTGCTAAATTCTTTATCCCGGATAATTTGGAATTGCTGCTTTCAAGCTATGGTAGCAAGGCACTATACGATAGACAAAATCTAAATGTTGATGTAGGTGAAATAAAAGAAACTGGGGTAATTGATCTTATCAGACTAATTCAGCTTTATAAAAAGGGATTGGAACAAGAGGTGCTTATTGACCTCGTTTAA
- a CDS encoding ATP-binding protein, with protein MRYLNKVVFINSASIAYAEIGLSGNVHFIGTQGVGKSTCLRAILFFYNADKIRLGIEKGKRSFDDYYLPHANSFIVYEVITETGPFCVIVYKSQGRAAFRFIDAAYNKENLIGSGFKAMVWEQIRNTFPQNLFYSRKVERYEEYRDIIYGNNKGLPSTFRKYALIESKSYLNLPRTIQNVFLNSKLEAEFIKQTIIMSLSEEDVRIDLDQYSLHLRNFEQQLADIGKWSEQNKSGEIVVRELAAKISSLHKIVGFLSIEKRQLIQSLINTHRSLEQMHPLLVKRLDQQQAKYVAIENKLKDSDEKFQERKDNINKEITLMAGKISDARRKNQEYQLMDITSIIDRISKKALWENKKNNLHSERNLLSFRYQEIMDKYTALQQQLNNQLDQFVNEKNKEGNNLKSDSYLRKDTIRKQYEKISADIVLEQADIKHNAEMKVVEKTQSLHQFELQRKAAEFKRWFEDELKTEEQIIAKGRQELVVIRNERVSNRKQIESLQKSWGLDEKTVELDFDSKKTNLEELIISENRKIEKCTTILADSSNSFFGWLNENKPGWEENIGKVINEQSILFNSGLTPRSVSVQGNLLYGVELDLSQVEYNVKTIADYELDIRKSKEDIELLQAKLAAITEKNFKEMGKIKKIYQTQIKVLKDLISVGDYNETKINGELDKAVVNRDEWIRKAQETQKTELEKLKTAIINASEEKAIAEEQLLVVQKNIDKRLDEKKRERDHKILEVDQTLVATLDSINVTIAEEKNRIQRRKERIEGQQKRDLENDGADVVRIAAIDVELASIEQELNYIEVNRDKLAEYNKDKRELFDRVDEFKEKKKLAEVKLSGEQERHMFAKTKLQERISDLRTAIAALELERRETLEDLEAFENFTKTDLYLSMLSDVPIIEKDNPVSIRLTKIIASIHEKINESTARMTDLRGNINRFLSNFSTGNIFGFETILVDDVEYRRFADNLSEFLEENKIEEYERRTNELFGSLISQIGKETTELVSKEAIINKVINDINRDFVERNFAGVIKGIELRMTNSASKIVTLLQELRVFNDEYALSLGKANLFSNEDTAQNNKKAVMYLKSFAQEIAASKQSEVSLSDTFELQFKIVENDNDSGWVEKLTNVGSEGTDVLVKAMINIMLLNVFKENASRKFKDFRLHCMMDEIGKLHPNNVKGILKFANDRNIVLINSSPTSYSAIDYKHTYLLSKDKKHTTIVKRLITNNQTHGN; from the coding sequence ATGAGATACCTGAATAAAGTAGTATTTATAAATAGTGCGAGTATTGCATATGCCGAGATAGGTCTTTCGGGGAATGTTCATTTTATAGGAACACAGGGTGTCGGCAAGAGTACATGTTTAAGGGCAATTTTGTTTTTTTACAATGCGGATAAAATAAGACTAGGTATCGAAAAGGGCAAACGTTCTTTCGATGACTATTATTTGCCACATGCTAACTCATTCATTGTTTATGAGGTGATTACTGAGACGGGACCTTTTTGTGTAATTGTCTATAAATCTCAAGGTCGGGCGGCATTTCGATTTATTGACGCTGCCTATAATAAGGAAAATTTGATAGGTTCGGGTTTTAAAGCAATGGTTTGGGAACAGATTAGAAACACCTTTCCTCAAAATCTATTCTACAGCCGAAAGGTTGAACGTTACGAAGAATATCGAGACATAATTTATGGAAATAATAAAGGGTTACCATCTACATTCCGAAAATATGCTCTAATTGAGAGTAAATCGTATCTGAATTTACCGCGTACTATTCAAAATGTCTTTCTAAACTCGAAACTTGAGGCAGAGTTTATAAAACAGACGATAATAATGTCGCTGAGTGAAGAGGACGTAAGAATAGACTTGGATCAATATTCGCTACATCTTAGAAATTTCGAACAACAACTGGCAGATATAGGTAAATGGTCAGAGCAAAATAAGTCAGGAGAAATTGTTGTTCGTGAGCTGGCTGCAAAGATTTCATCGCTGCATAAGATAGTGGGGTTTCTATCTATCGAAAAGAGGCAACTTATTCAATCGTTAATCAACACACATAGGTCTCTTGAGCAAATGCATCCATTGTTAGTCAAGCGGCTTGATCAGCAGCAAGCAAAATATGTTGCTATCGAAAATAAACTAAAAGATTCGGATGAGAAGTTTCAGGAGAGAAAAGATAATATCAATAAGGAGATTACGTTGATGGCCGGCAAGATTTCGGACGCAAGACGCAAGAATCAAGAGTATCAATTGATGGATATAACAAGTATTATTGATCGGATATCTAAAAAGGCTCTATGGGAAAATAAAAAGAATAATCTGCATTCTGAACGTAATTTACTTTCTTTCCGTTATCAGGAAATTATGGATAAATATACTGCTTTGCAGCAGCAGCTGAATAATCAACTAGATCAATTTGTCAATGAAAAAAACAAGGAAGGAAATAATCTAAAGTCAGATTCTTACTTAAGAAAGGATACGATTAGAAAGCAGTATGAAAAGATTTCGGCCGACATTGTACTTGAACAAGCAGATATTAAACACAATGCCGAGATGAAAGTGGTAGAAAAAACACAATCCCTACATCAATTTGAATTGCAAAGAAAAGCTGCTGAGTTCAAGCGCTGGTTTGAAGACGAATTGAAAACTGAAGAACAGATAATTGCAAAAGGTAGGCAAGAACTGGTTGTGATTAGAAATGAGAGAGTAAGTAATCGGAAGCAGATTGAATCGCTTCAAAAAAGTTGGGGACTCGACGAAAAGACGGTAGAACTTGATTTTGATTCAAAAAAAACTAATCTTGAAGAATTAATAATTTCGGAAAATCGAAAAATTGAAAAATGCACGACAATATTAGCCGACAGTAGTAATTCATTCTTTGGATGGCTCAACGAAAATAAACCTGGATGGGAAGAGAATATTGGAAAAGTGATAAATGAGCAATCGATACTGTTCAATTCGGGACTTACGCCAAGAAGTGTTTCGGTACAGGGAAATCTGCTATATGGTGTGGAGCTTGACCTTTCACAGGTAGAATATAATGTCAAAACCATTGCAGATTATGAACTGGATATCCGAAAAAGTAAGGAAGATATTGAGTTATTACAGGCCAAACTTGCCGCTATTACAGAAAAGAACTTTAAAGAAATGGGTAAGATTAAAAAAATATATCAAACGCAGATAAAGGTATTGAAGGATTTGATCTCCGTTGGAGATTATAATGAAACAAAAATAAATGGGGAGCTTGATAAAGCTGTTGTAAATCGTGATGAATGGATAAGAAAAGCCCAAGAAACACAGAAGACAGAACTTGAGAAACTAAAAACGGCAATAATTAACGCTTCAGAAGAAAAGGCGATTGCAGAAGAGCAATTACTAGTAGTGCAAAAAAATATTGATAAGCGTTTGGATGAGAAAAAGCGGGAAAGAGATCATAAAATTTTGGAAGTAGATCAAACGTTAGTTGCTACACTAGATTCAATAAATGTTACTATTGCCGAAGAGAAGAATAGGATCCAAAGACGAAAAGAGCGTATTGAAGGACAGCAGAAAAGGGATTTGGAAAATGATGGTGCAGATGTAGTACGCATAGCAGCTATAGATGTTGAACTTGCTAGTATTGAACAGGAGTTAAACTATATCGAAGTAAACAGAGATAAGCTGGCGGAATACAATAAAGACAAACGTGAGTTATTTGATCGTGTTGATGAATTTAAGGAAAAGAAAAAGCTCGCAGAAGTAAAACTGTCGGGTGAACAGGAGCGGCATATGTTTGCAAAGACTAAGCTACAGGAAAGGATTAGCGACCTGAGAACTGCTATTGCTGCCTTGGAGCTCGAACGGCGCGAAACCTTGGAAGACTTAGAGGCATTCGAAAACTTTACCAAAACGGATCTCTATCTTAGTATGTTATCCGATGTGCCTATCATTGAGAAGGATAATCCTGTATCAATTCGTTTGACTAAAATCATAGCATCTATTCATGAAAAAATAAATGAATCAACAGCACGTATGACTGATTTACGTGGGAATATAAATCGGTTTTTGAGTAATTTCTCTACAGGAAATATTTTCGGATTTGAAACTATTCTCGTGGATGACGTGGAATATCGTCGTTTTGCTGACAACCTTAGCGAGTTTCTCGAAGAGAATAAAATTGAGGAATACGAGCGGCGGACAAATGAACTCTTTGGAAGTTTGATTTCTCAGATAGGAAAAGAGACCACAGAGTTAGTGTCTAAAGAAGCGATTATTAATAAAGTTATCAATGATATTAATCGTGATTTTGTCGAGCGCAATTTCGCTGGGGTAATAAAAGGAATTGAGCTTAGGATGACAAATAGCGCAAGTAAGATTGTAACTCTTTTGCAAGAGCTACGTGTTTTTAACGATGAATATGCATTGAGCCTTGGTAAAGCAAACTTATTTAGCAATGAAGATACGGCTCAGAATAATAAAAAAGCTGTGATGTATCTCAAGAGCTTCGCACAGGAGATTGCCGCATCTAAGCAGAGTGAGGTATCTCTTTCTGATACTTTCGAACTGCAGTTTAAGATAGTCGAAAACGACAATGATAGCGGTTGGGTTGAGAAGCTGACAAATGTAGGTTCTGAAGGGACCGATGTACTGGTCAAGGCAATGATCAATATTATGTTGCTGAATGTATTTAAAGAAAATGCATCTAGAAAATTTAAGGATTTCAGGTTGCATTGTATGATGGACGAAATTGGAAAATTGCATCCTAATAATGTAAAAGGAATTCTGAAGTTTGCCAACGACCGCAATATTGTATTAATAAATAGTTCGCCGACCTCCTATAGTGCTATCGATTATAAACATACCTATCTGTTGAGTAAGGATAAAAAACATACTACGATTGTAAAGCGATTGATTACTAACAATCAAACACATGGAAATTAG
- a CDS encoding condensin complex protein MksE, with amino-acid sequence MSIIPKHSANVFEILNKGQFICSNSTKDNIRKLYLAINEDFDAYYDYFLGINMILEEGDEYYHFVRSENRVELERKLEIAMKWIDILDFLKTFDNGFCAGIRFRMADILARLGVDADLKGKLESLKKYTSGKDKHSEIVAKILDLLERDNFIELENDISQEYKALASFAYLEKLVLAINIPEEIQYEIPE; translated from the coding sequence ATGAGTATAATACCCAAACATTCTGCCAATGTATTTGAGATTTTGAATAAGGGCCAATTCATTTGTTCAAATAGTACCAAAGACAACATTCGAAAACTCTATTTAGCAATAAACGAAGACTTCGATGCCTACTATGACTATTTTCTTGGGATCAATATGATCCTCGAAGAAGGTGATGAGTATTACCATTTTGTTCGATCGGAAAACAGGGTCGAACTAGAGAGAAAGCTCGAAATAGCGATGAAATGGATCGATATATTGGACTTTCTAAAAACTTTCGATAATGGTTTTTGCGCAGGTATTCGTTTTAGGATGGCCGATATATTGGCTAGATTAGGTGTGGATGCGGATCTCAAGGGTAAACTTGAAAGCCTGAAAAAATATACGTCCGGCAAGGACAAGCATTCAGAAATAGTTGCGAAAATACTTGACTTATTAGAACGGGATAATTTTATCGAACTCGAAAATGATATATCTCAAGAATATAAAGCGTTGGCATCGTTCGCCTACTTGGAAAAGTTAGTTCTGGCGATTAATATACCTGAGGAGATACAGTATGAGATACCTGAATAA